TTCGTCTTCTGTACTTTCTTTACATTGTTTTTCTCAATCGTTATACTCGCCCTTTTAATAACCGCTTTCGTATTCTCCAATTTATAAAACCTCTTTTCAATTCGCCTTTAACGCTTTTTCTACGAAAGAATTATCTACAACTTTATCTGTCTTAATTTCTTTCTTTATAGAACCGAGCTTATATTGAAAATCTGCTGTCTGTTGCTGTTCTGCAACTATTTCTTTCGTTACCGGAACTAAGATGGGTTTGTCGTGATTAAACACTTCTTTTACAATCTCTGCATCTATTTTCTTTGCAGAAGTGTATATTTTTATTGCTTCATCCAAGTTTTCATCTTGCCATACACGTGCTTTTTCATATACTTTAAGGAATTTCTCAACTAATTCTGGATGCTCTTTCGCAAATTTTGTTCTCGCAATTAAAAACTCTGGAGAAGATACATTTAATCGTTCACCATCTGTAATCACCTTCGCTCCTTTATTTACCGTATGTAACGATATGAAAGGATCCCAAATTGCCCACGCATCTACTGACCCTGATTCAAATGCTGGCTGCGCTTCATCTGGTTGTAGTTGAATAACATTTACATCTTTCGCATTGATACCTTCTTTATCAAGCGCTCGATACAATAAATTAAAAGCACTACTTCCTTTTGCCACCGCAATTTTTTTACCTTTTAATTCTTTGATACTCGTAATCTTACTATCCTTTTGTACAAGAATCCCTGTTCCTTTTCTCGCATAGCTTGTATTTGCAATTTCAGTAAATCCAATACCTGCTGCTTGCGCTGAAATAACCGGGGAGTTCCCCACTTCACCAAAGTCTAATCGATTTGATGCAATTGCTTCAAAATAAGGAGGACCACTTTGAAACTCTGTCCATTTCACTTTAACTCCTTCCTTTTTGAATTCTTCTTCAAACCAGCCCTTTTTCTGTGCCAGTAAGAGCGGACTTAATCCTTGCTGAATACCAATTTGCACTGTTACATCTTCTTTCTTACTACTTGCTGTGCTTTTTTCACATCCGAATAAAAATAAAGATATAGCTAAAGTAAAAGAAAGTACTTTAAATTTCTTATACATAAATACTCACCCTTTCCCTATATACTTGTTTGAATCAATCCTCCATGCTCAAACTGCTGTAATACTTTCGTTCGAAGCTGTTGGAATGATTGAGAAGTTTTATTTCGCGGGTAAGACAAATTATTTTCAATTACTTTATGTATTTCTCCTGGCTTTGCACTCATGATGACAATTCGGTTTGAAAGATATATCGCTTCATCTATATCGTGTGTAACAAATATCATTGTCGTTTTCTTTTGCTCCCAAATATTCAGCAATACTTCTTGCAAATGACTTCGCGTAAACGCATCCAGTGCTCCAAAAGGTTCATCGAGTAATAATACACTTGGGTCTCTTAATAAAGCTCTTGCAATCGCAACGCGTTGTGACATCCCACCTGATATTTCTTTCGGATATGATTTTTCAAAACCATCTAACCGAACAATTTCAACCCATTCCTTTACCTTATCCTTCACATACTTATCTTTTAATGACAAATCAGCTGCAATGTTTTCTTCAACTGTTAACCACGGAAACAGACGATGCTCTTGAAATATAAATCCTTGCTTCTTACTCGGTTTTGTTATGCGCTCCCCATCAATAATGATTTCACCTTCAAAATCGTTGTCTAAACCAGCAACAATTTTTAATAATGTACTTTTCCCGCAACCACTCGGACCAATTACTGTAACAAAATCCCCTTTTTCTAATTGAAAATTAATATTCTCTAATACTTGAACAGTACCAGTTTGCTTCCAAAAGTATTTTGATACCTCATTAATTGAAACAGTCACTTCTTCCCCTCCTTGAAATGATTCATCTAAATGAATAGATTCAGTATTTATGTAATAAAAAAACCAAAGGCATTTTATCAATAGATAAAATGCCTTTGGTTTCTCCAATCAGCAATACGTTATAGAATTAACTACATATTATACAAATATTTCCTATAAGTCAACTAGGTTTTATTAAAACATACAAACGATTTGTTTAAA
This genomic window from Bacillus anthracis str. Vollum contains:
- a CDS encoding aliphatic sulfonate ABC transporter substrate-binding protein, whose product is MYKKFKVLSFTLAISLFLFGCEKSTASSKKEDVTVQIGIQQGLSPLLLAQKKGWFEEEFKKEGVKVKWTEFQSGPPYFEAIASNRLDFGEVGNSPVISAQAAGIGFTEIANTSYARKGTGILVQKDSKITSIKELKGKKIAVAKGSSAFNLLYRALDKEGINAKDVNVIQLQPDEAQPAFESGSVDAWAIWDPFISLHTVNKGAKVITDGERLNVSSPEFLIARTKFAKEHPELVEKFLKVYEKARVWQDENLDEAIKIYTSAKKIDAEIVKEVFNHDKPILVPVTKEIVAEQQQTADFQYKLGSIKKEIKTDKVVDNSFVEKALKAN
- a CDS encoding ABC transporter ATP-binding protein, with translation MTVSINEVSKYFWKQTGTVQVLENINFQLEKGDFVTVIGPSGCGKSTLLKIVAGLDNDFEGEIIIDGERITKPSKKQGFIFQEHRLFPWLTVEENIAADLSLKDKYVKDKVKEWVEIVRLDGFEKSYPKEISGGMSQRVAIARALLRDPSVLLLDEPFGALDAFTRSHLQEVLLNIWEQKKTTMIFVTHDIDEAIYLSNRIVIMSAKPGEIHKVIENNLSYPRNKTSQSFQQLRTKVLQQFEHGGLIQTSI